The Nitrosomonas sp. genomic sequence TCCAGCATGCCAGTCACAGCCAGATGAACACAGTCTGTTGGTGTGCCATTGACGTAATAAAAACCGTTGTGTGAGTGACGTAACGACAGAGGACGATCGAGCGTTAGTGAGTTACTGGCGCCACTACGGTCACGCTCAGGCGCGACTACCGTAATTTCAGCGATAGTGGATAATGTTTCTGCAAGGTGGGCAATGCCTGGCGCAAAATACCCATCATCATTACTGAGCAGGATGCGCATTCACCATACTCTGGAATAATTGATTACTTAATTGATGAAAAAAAATACTACGCACAAACAATCCGATTGTTTTAAGAATACGGCCAAAAATCATTAGTAGCCAGCATTTACCTTGAAGATTAACTGCTTAGCCTATTTCACTACAATGTCTCATTTTGTTTAGCACTATGAATTTCTCAATTCAGATTCATTTGGTCGGGGCGAGAGGATTTGAACCTCCGACCACTTGCACCCCATGCAAGTACGCTACCAGGCTGCGCTACGCCCCGAAGTTTGGAATTATAGCAAATCCACACTATCAAGCTATCTCACTACTACTGCACGAATCTCAGAAAGAAATCTGCACTTTTATACACCTCGCAATAACGTCAGAATGTCTCTAATTTCTTTTTTTACGGCAGCCAGCATTACTCCTGATACGTTCGGCAAATCAGCAGTTGCCAGAAACGGGGTCTCGTTTCTTTCTGGCATCAAATGATTACGCGCACCACTAATCGTGAAGCCCTGATCATACAGCAACTCACGTATACGCCGAATCAGAATCACCTCCTGATGCTGATAGTAGCGACGATTGCGGCGTTTAATTGGATTGAGCTGAGTAAATTCCTGCTCCCAGTAACGGAGCACATGGGGTTTAACCAAGCATAGCTCGCTCACTTCTCCAATCGTAAAATACCGTTTTGCCGGAATGGGTGGCAATGATTCACTTGGTTTTTGATTGTCCATGGTAATGATTTTCAACCATTGTCTTTAACTTCTGACTGGCATGAAATGTCACTACTCGCCTCGCGGAAATGGGAATTTCTTCACCAGTCTTAGGGTTCCGACCAGGTCGTTCCGGTTTGGATCTCAGCTGAAAATTACCAAACCCAGATAGTTTGACACCATCTCCCTCTTGCAGAGTGGCGCACATTTCATCATAAAATGATTCTACAATTTCCTTAGCTTCGCGCTTATTTAGCCCAATATTTTCAAATAATAAATCAGTAAGATCTGCTTTAGTCAACGCCATATCAGTTTCCTCTCAGGTATAAATACACTGTTCTAAAAGATAGTCAAAAACCCATTGCTCTATACTATGCCTTAAAATCATAATCATACACATTACCAGGCAAGCTAACTGCGGAGCACCGCTCCAAATTGACCAGCAAGCATATCAATCAATTCGTTCACTGCCTGATCTATTTCCTGGTCTGTGAGAGTCTTCTCGAGATCTTGTAACAGTAAACGAAAGGCCAAACTTTTTTTTCCTGGCGCCAGCTTATCTCCGCTATAAAAGTCGAATAGTGCAATCTCTACAACAAGATCAGCTTTGTGCTGATACATCGCATCAAGTATGGCTTGCACGACTACCTGAGTATCCACTTCAAATGCCAAATCGCGTCTTACCGGTGGAAACTTCGATAGGGTCCGCATATTAGGTAACATGCGCGTAACTGTAGATGCCGTCTTGATCTCAAATAATACCGTGGCACCTGGCAAATGATATTTTGCAGATAAGCGCGGATGGAGTTCACCCAGCCAACCAGAAAATTTATCATCAACCAAAATTTTGGCTGATTTACCGGGATGCATTGCAGGATGTATTCCAGGTTCAAACAGAATTTTATTAGGCGTAAACAGGGATTCTATATCCGCCTTAACGTCAAAAAAATCGATTTCACGATTCTTGACTGCCCATTGTTCCGGTAAAGCACCGCCAAAACAGAGTCCAGCAATATTCTCGGTTTCTCGCTCTGCGTAATCACCCACATCAGTTTGAAAGCAACGCCCAATTTCAAATATTCTGACTCGGCTCTGCTTGCGATTAAAGTTAAACTGTAAATTACTGACGAGCCCTCCCAGGAGACTACTGCGCATCACACTCATGTGGCTGGCAATTGGATTTTTCAGCCGCACACTTTCATGGTTACCCGCAAAATCGACTTCCCATTTCTCTTCTACAAACGCATAGTTAATCACTTCCTGATAATCACGCGCAACCAGAATTTGACGCAGTCGTTCAACTGGAACCAATCCAGTCTCTTCTTCTGGCAGAATTTTCAAAGAAGCTTTGGGCGCGCTCGCAGGAATTCGATCATAGCCATGAATACGAGCAATCTCCTCGATAAAATCCTCCTCTATGGCCAGATCAAATCGGAAAGCAGGAGGTACAATACTGAAAGAATCCCCTTCAACGGTGAAATCAAATTTCAACCTATTAAAGTAATCGACTATCTCCTCCATCCCCAATCGTATACCCAGAACGCTATTGACACGTTTTAAGCGAACACGTATGGAGAACCGCTGTGGCAGATATGCTTCGTGCCTAACCTCAGTTACCGATCCAGCTACTCCGCCACATATCTCCAGAATCAAAGCAGTTGCCCGCTCTAACGCTGTACGTGTTAAAGAAAAATCAACCCCTCTTTCAAATCGATGGGCAGCATCTGAAGTAAACCCCAGCTCAAATGATTTTCCACTGATTGCTGCTGGAGAAAAAAAAGCACTTTCCAGAAAAATTGAATGGGTCTGTGATCGATTCACTCCACTTTCACTGCCTCCCATGATGCCCGCCAAAGCGAGTGGTTGCTTATGGTCAGCGATAATCAGCATGTTGCTATCCAACTGCAGGTCAATGCCATTTAGAAGCTGTAAATGTTCACCTTTTCCGGCATAACGTACACTTATTCCCCGCTGATCTGTGCATGCAATTTTATCGAGGTCGAATGCATGCATCGGTTGACCAGTTTCCAATAACACATAATTGACAATATCAACCACAGCATTGACCTCTCGCAAGCCGCTTCGCTGCAATCGTTGCGCCATCCATAACGGGATTTTCTGATCTGGAGCGATACCCTTGATTATGCGTCCACAGTAAAGCGGACAGGCATCGGGCACCTCTATTTGGATGGGCAATACATCTGCAATCTGGCCAGGCACCGGAGATGGCGGCACCAAGACCAACGGAGAGGCAGTAATAGCAGCGACCTCACGTGCAATTCCATACATTCCAAGACAATCTGCACGATTGGGCGTTAATTTAAGGGTAAATATATGATCATCCAGCGTGTAGTATTGCCTGAAATCTTGACCAACAGGAGCATCACAAGGCAAATCAATAATGCCTGTTGCGGTGTCATCACTCAATCCAATCTCCGCGAAGGAACATAACATACCGGAAGATTCAACCTCACGAATATTGCCTCGCCTAATCGCTAATCCAGGAAGTTGTGCTCCGATCATGGCACAAACCGTTTTCATACCAGACCTGACATTGCTCGCACCACACACAATCTGCAAAGGTCCACTTGTATGTTCACCAACATTGACATCACAAACGCTCAGCCGATCTGCATTCGGATGTTTCTGTACACTCATAACTTCCGCCACCACCACCTGCTGGAAACACGGCGCAATGGAAGCCATGCTTTCTACTTCCAGTCCCGCCATTGTCAAGGTGTGCGCTAATTCATCGCTACTACACAACGGATCAACAAAGGTTCTAAGCCAGTTTTCAGAGAATCTCATTTCAAGTATTTAGTGTTCAGCGATTAATTAAACTGCTTTAAAAATCTCAGATCATTTTCAAAGAACAAACGCAAGTCATTAACACCATAACGCAACATGGTCAGTCGCTCGACACCCAGACCAAAAGCAAAACCAATATGCTTGTCGCTGTCAATGTTTACATGGTTCAATACAGCAGGATGCACCATGCCACAACCCAGTACTTCTAACCAGCCGGTATTACCACATACTCGGCAGCCTTTGCCCTGACATATTACACAACCTATATCCATTTCAGCAGAAGGCTCTGTAAAAGGAAAGAAAGAAGGACGAAATCTGACCGGCAAATCTTCCTTTTCAAAGAAGTTCTGCATAAATTGCGCTAATACGCCCTTCAAGTTTGCGAAACTGACTTCCTCATCGATCCACAAACCTTCAATTTGATGAAACATAGGGGTATGTGTAACATCTGAATCACAACGATAAACTCGTCCAGGCGCAATAATTTTGATTGGTGGTCGATGATTCTCCATGTAGTGGATTTGCACCGGCGAAGTATGTGTTCGCAGCAACCCACCACCATCAATATAGAAAGTATCATGCATGGCTCTTGCTGGATGATTCTCAGCGATATTTAATGCCGTAAAATTATAAAAATCAGTTTCAATCTCTGGTCCGGTTGCAATGGAAAATCCAATTGAGCGGAACAACGACTCGATTCGATTGAGCGTTCTTGTGACAGGATGAACTCCACCCGTACCACAACCTCTTCCCGGCAACGTAACATCGAGGCTTTCTTCCGCTAGTCGACTAAGCATCTCCTTTTCCTGAATAAATGCTCGTCGACTAACAATCGCTTCTTCAAGTTGTTTTTTCGTCAAATTAATACGTTCGCCCATCAAGGGGCGCTCACGCACATCAAGTGTTTTCAAATTTTTTAGCAAAGAAGTCAGCTTTCCATCCTTACCCAAATAGCGAGCTTTAACCTGCTCAAGCTCGACCATATTCCTCGTCTTACTGAGAAACTCGGTCGCCTCATGGAACAGTTCTTCTAAATTACTCATCATAACTAAATTAATTTTTCATAAAAAAAGAGGCCGGAACAACTCGAATCCGACCTCTCTTGGGAATCTTGCCAGGTAACTGAAGTAAAAAATCAAACCCAACACCTACAAATGACACTACTGTCGGTTATATCATTAATTTCTACGGATACATTGGGACAGAATGCTTAATAACCATCTGAGCAATAAGAAAGAGAACGTGTCTTAATATCAGATTATCAGATCACTCTATTATCATATTAGAAATAAGTTGAGCAACCTCACGCCGCCAAACCTACCCTTGCCTGCTCAGTGATTTTCTTAAATGCCAGCTTATCGAATACAGCCAAGTCAGCCAAAACTTTACGGTCCAACTCAACTCCTGCCTTTTTCAGACCATTCATAAAAACACTGTATGTCAAACCACATTCGCGTGCAGCAGCATTAATCCTCGCAATCCACAATGCCCTAAACTGCCTTTTCCTTTGACGGCGATCACGATAGGCATACTGTCCCGCCTTCATGACAGCCTGTTTTGCTACCCGATAAACATTTTTACGCCGTCCCCGGTATCCCTTAGCTAGTTTGAGAATTTTTTTGTGTCGCGCATGCGCAGTTACACCTCGCTTAACTCTTGGCATTTTATTCTTCCCCCTTAAGCGTAAGGTAACATGGCGCGCACAGATGGCATGTCATTGGCATGAACCGATGCGGTTCCCCTTAGTTGTCTTTTATTTTTTGTTGTTTTCTTGGTTAGAATATGACGCTTAAAGGCCTGAGACCTTTTAATTGCCCCACTGGATCTGACTTTAAAACGCTTAGAAGCGCTTTTTTTAGTTTTCATCTTCGGCATTTGCAACTCCTCATTAATTATGGCTCAGGGTGTTTCTAACCAGAAAACTTAAAACCCGGTAACCACTTGTTATTTACATTCACACTCAAACCGATAACAATCAGTTCTAGTCAGCATTTTATATTAATTTCAGTCTATTCAACAGGTTTAGTTTTCGAGAGCTTCACATCCTTTTTTTTGGGAGACAACACCATTACCATTTGTCGGCCTTCTAATTTTGGAAACTGCTCTACCACGGCTATCTCATCAAGATCTCCTTTTACTTTTTCCAGCAATCGAATACCAAACTCTTGATGCGCCATTTCCCGACCACGGAACCGGAGCGTAATCTTTACCTTATCACCCTCATCCAGGAAACCAATCAAATTCCGCATTTTAATATTGTAGTCACCTGAATCCGTATTAGGTCGAAATTTGATTTCTTTTATTTGTACCTGTTTTTGTTTTAATTTAGCATCGTGCTTTTTCTTGCTTTCCTGATATAGAAATTTCCCGTAGTCCATTAATCTGCACACAGGAGGCTCTGCACCAGGCGCAATTTCTACCAGATCAACCCACGCCTCTTCTGCCATTTCTATTGCTCTAGCTGTTGGCACAATTCCAATTTGCTCACCATCAACCCCGATTAATCGAACCTGTGGTACTGAAATATCTCCATTTATTCGAGCAGCTTTTTCCTGAGCTATGGTAATTCCTCCTATTAATAAAATCTCATATTCTAGATGCGATACGCAGTTCTTCTCGCAAACGATTGATAAAATCCTGTACAGTCATCGATCCAAGATCTTCACCCGATCGACTCCGAACTGTTATAACACCCGAAGACATTTCCTTATCACCAACGATCACCTGATAAGGAATTTTTTGCATACTATGTTCCCTGATTTTATAGTTAATTTTCTCGTTTCTCAAATCTGAGCTCACGCGAATACCACAACCCAGTAGTTTTTCAAAAACCGCCTGCGCATAATCTATCTGATTTTTAGAGATATTCAAGATAATCACCTGCTCTGGAGCAAGCCACAGCGGTAATGCACCAGCATGATGCTCAATCAAAATTCCAATAAAACGCTCCATGGAACCCAATATGGCGCGATGCAGCATTACTGGTACTTTCCTGACGTTATTTTCAGTGACATAACTGGCATTGAGTCTTTCCGGCATGGAAAAATCCAGCTGCAGTGTACCGCACTGCCAAATACGGGAGAGACTATCCTTCAATGAAAATTCAATTTTGGGGCCATAAAAAGCGCCTTCACCGGGTTGCAAATCCCACTGCAGCTTTTTTTGATCCAGTGCGGACTGTAATGCCTGCTCCGCAGCATCCCACTGTTCCTCACTACCAACTCTTTTCTCCGGACGGGTGGACAACTTGACCTGCACATCGTCAAAACCAAAATCCTTGTAGACACGATTAAGTAAATCAATAAATCGCATTACCTCATCCTGCACCTGTTCCTGTGCACAAAAAATATGAGCATCATCTTGCGTAAATGCACGTACCCGCATAATGCCATGCAAAGCACCAGATGCCTCATTCCGGTGGCAGGAACCAAACTCTGCCAGTCGCAATGGTAAATCACGATAACTGCGCAATCCTTGATTAAACACCTGCACATGTCCGGGACAATTCATGGGCTTAATCGCATAATGACGGCTCTCGGACTCCGTAACAAACATATGTTCCCGAAAGTTCTCCCAGTGCCCGGAACATTCCCATAATGATCTGTCCAGCACTTGAGGAGTACGAATCTCTTGATATCCGTTATCTCTTAAAATACGACGCATAAACTGCTCGATCTGCTGCCAGATTACCCACCCCTTTGGATGCCAATAAACCATACCCGGGGCTTCTTCCTGCATATGGAATAAATCAAGCTGTTTTCCAAGCTTGCGATGATCGCGCTTTTCAGCTTCCTCAAGAAGATGCAGATATTCTTCCTGCTGCTCTTTTTTTATCCAGGCGGTCCCATATATCCTTTGCAGCATTTCGTTATTTGAATTGCCACGCCAATAAGCTCCAGCCACTTTCATCAGTTTAAATACTTTCAGTTTCGACGTCGTGGGTACATGGGGACCACGACATAAATCAGTAAAATCTCCCTGGGAGTACAATGAAACAGTCTCGTTGCCAGGTATGGAATCAATTATTTCTGCTTTATAAAGCTCTCCTTGCTGTTTGAAGAACTCTATTGCTTGCGTACGGCCAAAAACCTTGCGCTCAATCTTCAAGTCTCTACGACTGATTTCCAGCATTTTTTTCTCAATTTCAGCCAAATCCTCTGGTGTAAAGGGTCTTTTATAAGAAAAATCATAATAAAAGCCATTTTCAATAGTCGGTCCAATCGTCACCTGCGTATCGGGAAATAATTCCTTGACAGCATGAGCCAGCAAATGGGCACAGGAATGACGAACAATTTCCAAGCCTTCTGGATCCCTATCCGTTATCACCGTCAAGTCACAATCACTCTCAATTACACTTGATAAGTCAACCAACTTTCCATTGACTCTCCCGGCTAATGCCGCACGCGCAAGTCCTGTACTTATTGATTCAGCGATCTCATACACCGTAACCGGGGAGTCAATTTCTTTTTTCGCTCCATCTGGAAAACAA encodes the following:
- a CDS encoding MerR family transcriptional regulator — protein: MDNQKPSESLPPIPAKRYFTIGEVSELCLVKPHVLRYWEQEFTQLNPIKRRNRRYYQHQEVILIRRIRELLYDQGFTISGARNHLMPERNETPFLATADLPNVSGVMLAAVKKEIRDILTLLRGV
- a CDS encoding integration host factor subunit alpha, translating into MALTKADLTDLLFENIGLNKREAKEIVESFYDEMCATLQEGDGVKLSGFGNFQLRSKPERPGRNPKTGEEIPISARRVVTFHASQKLKTMVENHYHGQSKTK
- a CDS encoding phenylalanine--tRNA ligase subunit beta, with translation MRFSENWLRTFVDPLCSSDELAHTLTMAGLEVESMASIAPCFQQVVVAEVMSVQKHPNADRLSVCDVNVGEHTSGPLQIVCGASNVRSGMKTVCAMIGAQLPGLAIRRGNIREVESSGMLCSFAEIGLSDDTATGIIDLPCDAPVGQDFRQYYTLDDHIFTLKLTPNRADCLGMYGIAREVAAITASPLVLVPPSPVPGQIADVLPIQIEVPDACPLYCGRIIKGIAPDQKIPLWMAQRLQRSGLREVNAVVDIVNYVLLETGQPMHAFDLDKIACTDQRGISVRYAGKGEHLQLLNGIDLQLDSNMLIIADHKQPLALAGIMGGSESGVNRSQTHSIFLESAFFSPAAISGKSFELGFTSDAAHRFERGVDFSLTRTALERATALILEICGGVAGSVTEVRHEAYLPQRFSIRVRLKRVNSVLGIRLGMEEIVDYFNRLKFDFTVEGDSFSIVPPAFRFDLAIEEDFIEEIARIHGYDRIPASAPKASLKILPEEETGLVPVERLRQILVARDYQEVINYAFVEEKWEVDFAGNHESVRLKNPIASHMSVMRSSLLGGLVSNLQFNFNRKQSRVRIFEIGRCFQTDVGDYAERETENIAGLCFGGALPEQWAVKNREIDFFDVKADIESLFTPNKILFEPGIHPAMHPGKSAKILVDDKFSGWLGELHPRLSAKYHLPGATVLFEIKTASTVTRMLPNMRTLSKFPPVRRDLAFEVDTQVVVQAILDAMYQHKADLVVEIALFDFYSGDKLAPGKKSLAFRLLLQDLEKTLTDQEIDQAVNELIDMLAGQFGAVLRS
- the pheS gene encoding phenylalanine--tRNA ligase subunit alpha, yielding MSNLEELFHEATEFLSKTRNMVELEQVKARYLGKDGKLTSLLKNLKTLDVRERPLMGERINLTKKQLEEAIVSRRAFIQEKEMLSRLAEESLDVTLPGRGCGTGGVHPVTRTLNRIESLFRSIGFSIATGPEIETDFYNFTALNIAENHPARAMHDTFYIDGGGLLRTHTSPVQIHYMENHRPPIKIIAPGRVYRCDSDVTHTPMFHQIEGLWIDEEVSFANLKGVLAQFMQNFFEKEDLPVRFRPSFFPFTEPSAEMDIGCVICQGKGCRVCGNTGWLEVLGCGMVHPAVLNHVNIDSDKHIGFAFGLGVERLTMLRYGVNDLRLFFENDLRFLKQFN
- the rplT gene encoding 50S ribosomal protein L20, which codes for MPRVKRGVTAHARHKKILKLAKGYRGRRKNVYRVAKQAVMKAGQYAYRDRRQRKRQFRALWIARINAAARECGLTYSVFMNGLKKAGVELDRKVLADLAVFDKLAFKKITEQARVGLAA
- the rpmI gene encoding 50S ribosomal protein L35; the encoded protein is MPKMKTKKSASKRFKVRSSGAIKRSQAFKRHILTKKTTKNKRQLRGTASVHANDMPSVRAMLPYA
- the infC gene encoding translation initiation factor IF-3, with protein sequence MTIAQEKAARINGDISVPQVRLIGVDGEQIGIVPTARAIEMAEEAWVDLVEIAPGAEPPVCRLMDYGKFLYQESKKKHDAKLKQKQVQIKEIKFRPNTDSGDYNIKMRNLIGFLDEGDKVKITLRFRGREMAHQEFGIRLLEKVKGDLDEIAVVEQFPKLEGRQMVMVLSPKKKDVKLSKTKPVE
- the thrS gene encoding threonine--tRNA ligase — translated: MTVVCFPDGAKKEIDSPVTVYEIAESISTGLARAALAGRVNGKLVDLSSVIESDCDLTVITDRDPEGLEIVRHSCAHLLAHAVKELFPDTQVTIGPTIENGFYYDFSYKRPFTPEDLAEIEKKMLEISRRDLKIERKVFGRTQAIEFFKQQGELYKAEIIDSIPGNETVSLYSQGDFTDLCRGPHVPTTSKLKVFKLMKVAGAYWRGNSNNEMLQRIYGTAWIKKEQQEEYLHLLEEAEKRDHRKLGKQLDLFHMQEEAPGMVYWHPKGWVIWQQIEQFMRRILRDNGYQEIRTPQVLDRSLWECSGHWENFREHMFVTESESRHYAIKPMNCPGHVQVFNQGLRSYRDLPLRLAEFGSCHRNEASGALHGIMRVRAFTQDDAHIFCAQEQVQDEVMRFIDLLNRVYKDFGFDDVQVKLSTRPEKRVGSEEQWDAAEQALQSALDQKKLQWDLQPGEGAFYGPKIEFSLKDSLSRIWQCGTLQLDFSMPERLNASYVTENNVRKVPVMLHRAILGSMERFIGILIEHHAGALPLWLAPEQVIILNISKNQIDYAQAVFEKLLGCGIRVSSDLRNEKINYKIREHSMQKIPYQVIVGDKEMSSGVITVRSRSGEDLGSMTVQDFINRLREELRIASRI